One Streptomyces sp. CNQ-509 DNA window includes the following coding sequences:
- a CDS encoding carbohydrate kinase, with protein sequence MIVVGGEALIDLVPAGGGGVLPALQPVRGGGPYNTAVALGRLGADVAFASRVSTDAFGAALMAGLDAAGVATGLVQRGPEPTTLAVADVSPDGSAGFRFYAEGTADRLFRAPDALPPETRALAVGTCSLVLEPGATAYETLLKRAAADGLFTLLDPNVRAGLIEDADAYRARFLAWLPHVALLKLSVEDAQWLAGGRPWAEALPGWLAAGPRAAVLTRGGEGLTAVVAQGLERYDVAAPPVEVVDTIGAGDTVNAALLHWFAAHDALTPGALAGLGPDGWRAALGHAARAAAITCSRAGAEPPYAAELDGFADG encoded by the coding sequence ATGATCGTGGTTGGTGGTGAGGCTCTGATCGATCTCGTGCCGGCCGGGGGCGGGGGTGTGCTTCCCGCGCTGCAGCCGGTGCGGGGCGGCGGGCCGTACAACACGGCGGTGGCGCTGGGGCGGCTCGGGGCGGACGTCGCGTTCGCCTCGCGGGTCTCCACGGACGCCTTCGGGGCGGCGCTGATGGCCGGGCTCGACGCGGCGGGGGTGGCGACCGGGCTCGTCCAGCGGGGCCCGGAGCCCACGACGCTGGCCGTCGCCGACGTCAGCCCGGACGGCTCCGCCGGATTCCGCTTCTACGCCGAGGGCACCGCCGACCGGCTGTTCCGGGCGCCGGACGCGCTGCCTCCGGAGACCCGGGCGCTGGCGGTGGGGACGTGCTCGCTGGTGCTGGAGCCGGGGGCGACCGCGTACGAGACGCTGCTGAAGCGGGCCGCCGCGGACGGGCTGTTCACCCTCCTCGACCCGAACGTCAGGGCCGGGCTCATCGAGGACGCGGACGCCTACCGCGCCCGCTTCCTGGCCTGGCTGCCGCACGTGGCGCTGCTGAAGCTGTCGGTGGAGGACGCGCAGTGGCTCGCCGGCGGGCGGCCGTGGGCCGAGGCGCTGCCCGGGTGGCTGGCGGCCGGGCCGCGGGCGGCGGTGCTGACCCGCGGCGGCGAAGGGCTGACGGCGGTCGTCGCGCAGGGCCTGGAACGGTACGACGTGGCCGCGCCGCCCGTCGAGGTGGTCGACACGATCGGCGCCGGCGACACCGTCAACGCGGCGCTGCTGCACTGGTTCGCCGCCCACGACGCCCTCACCCCCGGCGCCCTGGCCGGCCTCGGCCCCGACGGCTGGCGCGCCGCGCTCGGCCACGCCGCCCGCGCCGCGGCGATCACCTGCTCGCGCGCGGGCGCGGAGCCGCCGTACGCGGCGGAGCTGGACGGGTTCGCGGACGGCTGA